Part of the Candidatus Cloacimonadota bacterium genome, CAGAGGAAAAGTATTGTTAAATGATGTGGATATAACCCACAAAGCCATGTATAAGCGTGCCCGCATGGGTATGGGGTATCTGGCTCAGGCTCCATCAATTTTTGCTAAATTGAGTGTGGAAGATAATATAATGGCGATTCTGGAGACTCTTAAAATCCCACATAAAGAGCGTAAACGACGTCTGGATGAAGCTCTGCAAGAATTGAGCATAAGCAAGCTTGCCAAACAGAAAGCATATACTCTATCGGGTGGAGAAAGGCGTAAATTAGAAATTACTCGCGCTTTAGTTACAAATCCGACCTTCATCTTTATGGATGAGCCTTTTGCTGGCGTAGATCCCATTGCAGTTGCCGATATTCAGGATATAATCGAAAAGCTGCGCACCAAAAACATCGGAGTGATGATTACAGATCATAATGTAATTGAGACTTTGAAAATAGTGAACCGTGCTTATATTATCTACGAAGGAAAGATTATAGTATCGGGATCATCTAGAGAGTTGATCAATGATGAGAATGCAAAACGAGTATATCTGGGAGAACGCTTTACCATGAGCCCGTTCGATGAGCGCATATGAGCACAATGAATCAACATATTTCTCTAAAGCAAAAACAGGAGCTTGCTCTCAAGCCCAAAATGTTGCAATCCCTCAAGATGTTAGCATTGCCGATATTGGAATTGGAAAGCTACATCAAACAAGAGCTGGAAAATAATCCCTTGCTTGAATTGCGAGAAGAGAAAGATGAAGAAGATTTGGTGGATAGCAACTATGAAGAGGATCCTCCGGAAAGCAACAATTCCATTGAAGATGTAGAAACTTCAGATGAAGTAGCTGAGACAGTTG contains:
- the lptB gene encoding LPS export ABC transporter ATP-binding protein → MELSKINAQNLVKIYGKRTVVNDLSLEIKQGEVVGILGPNGAGKTTTFYMIIGLAKPNRGKVLLNDVDITHKAMYKRARMGMGYLAQAPSIFAKLSVEDNIMAILETLKIPHKERKRRLDEALQELSISKLAKQKAYTLSGGERRKLEITRALVTNPTFIFMDEPFAGVDPIAVADIQDIIEKLRTKNIGVMITDHNVIETLKIVNRAYIIYEGKIIVSGSSRELINDENAKRVYLGERFTMSPFDERI